In Gossypium arboreum isolate Shixiya-1 chromosome 6, ASM2569848v2, whole genome shotgun sequence, the following are encoded in one genomic region:
- the LOC108480585 gene encoding factor of DNA methylation 1-like gives MDREVQPSDEQNTLHSRQCVKDTVDKLRSDARQESKTKLNMEDSKVPCRGLPEFLGNTNIGLKRMGELDPKAFHDTCKSRFPPDEAEIQATTLCLSWQENLKNLDWHPIFRRN, from the exons ATGGATAGG GAGGTTCAACCATCAGATGAGCAAAACACCTTGCATTCACGGCAATG TGTCAAAGACACAGTTGATAAGTTAAGAAGTGATGCCAGGCAAGAGTCTAAGACAAAATTAAATATGGAGGATAGCAAGGTTCCTTGCAGAG GTTTGCCAGAATTTTTGGGTAACACTAATATTGGATTAAAGAGAATGGGAGAGCTTGATCCAAAGGCTTTTCATGACACTTGTAAGTCGCGATTTCCTCCTGATGAAGCGGAAATTCAGGCCACTACTCTATGCTTATCATGGCAGGAGAATCTGAAGAATCTAGATTGGCATCCAATTTTCAGAAGAAACTAA
- the LOC128293829 gene encoding uncharacterized protein LOC128293829 — protein sequence MHNVDLSQDDALEFLDLPHKRFDRTSSSLDSGEIEVGRKFYNKDSFLTALKQYSIMNGVNYNVVKSKSDKFEAKCAVQDSTCSWKIMASLRKMTDFWEIKKYKGPHTCIDGVSQDHLKMDSDMIANLILPTLNANPQTSVSVLIANIRSQLKYTPSYHKVWIAKQKALEKMYGRWDASYNEVWQSCQVLERYVPGCITDFETTPAYYNNRLLRGCQVFKYTHRLLLAMAQDDNGRIIPITFAITPGKSVDD from the exons ATGCATAATGTCGATCTATCTCAAGATGATGCATTGGAGTTTCTAGATCTACCACACAAAAGGTTTGACCGTACAAGTTCGTCATTAGATTCGGGTGAAATTGAAGTTGGTAGGAAGTTTTACAATAAAGATAGTTTTCTTACTGCATTGAAACAATATAGCATCATGAACGGGGTTAACTACAATGTGGTTAAATCCAAATCCGATAAGTTTGAGGCCAAGTGTGCAGTGCAAGACAGTACgtgttcatggaaaatcatggcctCATTGAGGAAAATGACAGACTTTtgggagataaaaaagtacaaaggtccacATACATGTATTGACG gtgtttcacaagatcatcTTAAGATGGATTCAGATATGATTGCTAACTTAATACTACCGACGCTGAACGCGAATCCGCAGACTTCAGTGTcggtcttaattgccaatattcgtagCCAATTGAAGTACACGCCCTCTTACCATAAGGTttggatagctaagcagaaggcGTTGGAAAAAATGTATGGTAGGTGGGACGCTTCATATAATGAAGTGTGGCAGTCGTGTCAGGTGCTGGAGAGATATGTCCCAGGTTGCATAACAGACTTTGAAACGACACCTGCATACTACAACAACCGATTGCTCCGTGGATGTCAAGTGTTCAA atatacccatcggctATTGCTAGCTATGGCACAGGATGACAATGGGAGAATCATTCCAATTACGTTTGCAATAACACCGGGGAAGTCAGTTGATGATtga
- the LOC108473524 gene encoding zinc finger CCCH domain-containing protein 64 translates to MASPRILLCGDVLGRLNQLFKRVNSVNKSAGPFDALFCVGQFFPDEPDRLDELMDYVERRAQVPLPTYFIGDYGVGAPKVLSAVSRNSANQGFKMDGFKVCDNLFWLKGSGKFTFHGLSVAYLSGRQLSNGQQFGTYSQIDIDTLRAFAEEPGIVDFFLSNEWPSGITNRATVSDIPAGISDSSGSDSTVSQLVAEIKPRYHIAGTKGAYYAREPYLNVDAVHVTRFLGLASVGNKEKQKFLHALSPTPSSAMAAAEISAKPPNTTLSPYTLVDQVDRRKETTKRASDIELDSQYWRYDVSNKRQKHGNGDTNKVCFKFISSGTCPRGEKCNFPHDADAREQFLRGVCLDFIIKGKCEKGPACNFKHSLQDDGENHSRKRPGSSNTNANRSKECWFCLSSPNVESHLVTSIGENFYCALAKGPLVQDHVLIIPVEHMPNTLSLPADSETELGKFQNSLKLYYKNQGKEAVFFEWISIRGTHANLQAVPVPSSKAAVLKDIFTLAAEKLGFEFVTKKFSNNSEGRKWLRTQFDKNFSCFYVELPEGSILLHLIEENEKFPAQFGREVVAGLLNVADRADWRNCTIGKDEETKLAENFKKRFQVFDPSQ, encoded by the exons ATGGCTTCTCCCAGAATTCTACTATGCGGGGACGTTTTAGGCCGTCTCAACCAGCTCTTCAAGCGAGTCAACTCT GTAAACAAATCAGCGGGTCCTTTCGATGCTCTTTTTTGCGTGGGTCAGTTCTTCCCCGATGAACCAGATCGGCTTGATGAATTAATGGACTACGTTGAACGCCGGGCCCAAGTTCCTCTCCCGACTTACTTCATCGGCGATTACGGAGTTGGTGCACCCAAGGTTTTGTCGGCTGTTTCGAGAAACTCCGCTAACCAAGGTTTCAAAATGGACGGTTTCAAGGTTTGCGACAATTTGTTTTGGTTAAAAGGCAGCGGGAAGTTCACTTTCcatg GTTTGTCTGTGGCTTACTTATCCGGTAGGCAGTTGTCTAATGGGCAACAGTTTGGAACATATAGTCAAATTGACATTGACACCCTACGAGCATTCGCCGAGGAACCTGGAATAGTTGATTTCTTTTTAAG TAATGAATGGCCAAGTGGTATCACAAATAGAGCCACTGTATCAGATATCCCTGCAGGAATCTCAGATTCTTCTGGCAGTGATTCCACTGTCTCCCAACTAGTTGCAGAGATCAAACCACG CTATCACATTGCAGGTACTAAGGGTGCATATTATGCTCGTGAACCTTATTTAAATGTTGATGCTGTACATGTAACTCGGTTCTTGGGTCTTGCATCTGTTGGGAATAAAGAGAAACAG AAATTTCTTCATGCGCTTTCTCCAACTCCATCATCTGCCATGGCAGCTGCTGAGATCAGTGCAAAGCCACCAAATACTACCTTATCACCGTATACATTAGTTGACCAAGTGGATCGTCGTAAAGAAACCACAAAGAGAGCTAGTGATATTGAACTTGATTCGCAATACTGGAGATATGATGTGTCGAACAAACGACAAAAGCATGGGAATGGTGATACTAATAAGGTGTGTTTTAAATTTATATCCTCTGGAACTTGTCCGCGTGGAGAAAAGTGCAACTTCCCACATGATGCTGATGCAAGGGAACAATTTTTGAGAGGTGTTTGTCTTGACTTTATTATCAAAGGAAAGTGTGAAAAAGGCCCTGCTTGCAACTTTAAGCACAGTTTACAGGATGATGGTGAGAATCATTCTCGAAAAAGACCGGGATCTAGCAATACTAATGCTAACAG ATCAAAAGAGTGCTGGTTTTGTTTGTCAAGCCCAAATGTGGAGTCACATCTGGTAACAAGTATAGGAGAGAATTTCTACTGTGCACTAGCGAAAGGCCCACTTGTCCAAGATCACGTACTGATAATTCCAGTTGAACATATGCCAAATACTCTTTCTCTCCCAGCAGATAGTGAAACTGAACTTGGCAAATTCCAGAACAGTCTGAAGTTGTATTATAAAAACCAGGGAAAAGAAGCAGTGTTCTTTGAATGGATATCAATACGTGGCACCCATGCCAACCTTCAG GCTGTACCTGTTCCATCATCCAAAGCAGCTGTTCTTAAAGACATTTTTACTTTGGCAGCTGAAAAGTTGGGTTTTGAATTTGTTACAAAAAAAT TCAGCAATAATTCCGAGGGGAGAAAATGGTTGAGGACACAGTTTGATAAGAATTTTAGCTGCTTCTATGTGGAACTGCCTGAAGGTTCAATCCTATTACATTTAATTGAAGAGAATGAGAAGTTTCCTGCCCAATTTGGTCGTGAG GTTGTGGCTGGCCTATTGAACGTGGCTGATAGGGCTGATTGGAGGAATTGTACAATTGGCAAAGATGAGGAAACAAAACTGgctgaaaatttcaaaaaacgGTTTCAAGTATTTGATCCAAGTCAATGA